A genome region from Myripristis murdjan chromosome 16, fMyrMur1.1, whole genome shotgun sequence includes the following:
- the si:dkeyp-84f3.5 gene encoding zinc finger protein 184 codes for MPSVQGQYHNLIMDKHNSQDSGASKQLGAESSAFICTECGDGFSQYPNVLTHMAIHGPLESFSLDGSSNGFEVPREYVLQENGTLTVINGFAQSLNASVKPVSPGVLPTHFPPPTKSVSPTVLPHSSIYRDVLRSRPTEASLNLDKSRQGHYRCEICSRSFNNQLSLHRHQQYRNTERGYKCTLCCKIFEGREDFKKHLQDHAHERFYCCGHCGKRFLKVDALNSHQKEYHLSTKVKPLGKSENYQERRVEKTYPCKKCKLNFFWLSDFQTHSLYHCKGKEPGATPAPEIEMKSKTPEAPQHEKPHSNGASTEVMNVESKALKDTSNAVDTDSSFTPYRCGLCGDRFQKLTALKEHHLTHQTQEEIDQLNQESQKALKRRVGNKGRRGRRGNPNAKLHPCKHCHRVFNHSSSLSRHMRYHKGTMHTCVFCGRHFPQRCDVRRHIAMYHKLELEKKPGLKHMALHTSPQLGSALNSYKEGKDKTSLDNEQTPVEEEHEHENEEQPEKTAAKARVNYKCQECGKKFGLLCVYQRHLRYHKKEPSETHKCPKCPALFRNSSSLDLHLKNHPSSREADVGQLSHTTGASQDPVLGKGNADDIEDDYMDQTRDEKGASTEVLYECTECTETFSCLETFLQHQTSHGSEKSG; via the coding sequence ATGCCATCAGTACAAGGACAGTATCATAATTTGATCATGGATAAACACAACTCCCAGGATAGTGGGGCATCAAAACAGCTTGGTGCAGAGTCAAGTGCCTTCATCTGCACTGAGTGTGGTGATGGTTTCAGCCAGTACCCTAATGTCTTGACCCATATGGCCATTCATGGACCTTTGGAGTCATTTTCCTTAGATGGCTCATCCAATGGATTTGAAGTCCCTCGAGAATATGTGCTACAGGAAAATGGTACTTTGACTGTAATAAATGGCTTTGCCCAGTCACTTAATGCCTCTGTCAAACCGGTATCTCCTGGTGTCCTGCCAACACATttcccaccccccaccaaatCAGTGTCTCCAACTGTTCTGCCACATTCCTCTATTTATCGAGATGTGTTAAGGTCAAGGCCAACAGAGGCAAGCCTAAACTTGGACAAATCTCGTCAGGGCCATTACCGTTGTGAAATTTGTAGTCGATCATTTAACAATCAGCTGAGTTTACATCGTCACCAACAGTACCGAAACACAGAGCGAGGTTACAAGTGCACATTGTGCTGCAAAATCTTTGAAGGCAGAGAGGACTTCAAGAAGCACCTACAAGACCATGCACATGAACGGTTTTACTGCTGTGGACATTGTGGAAAGCGATTCCTCAAAGTGGATGCACTGAATTCTCATCAAAAAGAATATCACCTCTCCACCAAGGTTAAACCCCTGGGCAAGTCTGAGAATTATCAGGAGAGAAGGGTTGAGAAAACATATCCTTGTAAGAAATGTAAGTTAAATTTTTTCTGGCTGTCAGATTTTCAGACCCACTCACTTTACCATTGCAAGGGAAAGGAACCCGGTGCAACACCGGCACcagaaattgaaatgaaatctAAGACACCAGAAGCTCCACAACATGAAAAGCCTCACAGTAATGGCGCATCTACTGAAGTGATGAATGTAGAGAGTAAAGCCCTTAAAGATACAAGCAATGCAGTTGATACTGATTCATCTTTTACACCATATAGATGTGGTTTATGTGGGGACCGTTTCCAGAAATTGACAGCCCTGAAGGAGCACCATCTCACACATCAGACTCAGGAAGAAATAGACCAGTTGAATCAAGAATCACAAAAAGCATTGAAGCGAAGAGTGGGAAATAAAGGCAGACGTGGAAGGAGGGGTAATCCCAATGCGAAACTGCATCCTTGCAAACACTGTCATCGTGTATTTAATCATTCTAGTAGTTTATCTCGGCACATGAGATACCACAAGGGTACTATGCacacctgtgtgttttgtggtagACATTTTCCTCAGCGCTGTGATGTGAGAAGGCATATAGCTATGTATCACAAGCTTGAATTAGAAAAGAAGCCAGGGTTGAAGCACATGGCATTGCATACATCCCCCCAACTTGGTTCTGCCCTAAACTCTTACAAGGAAGGGAAAGACAAGACTTCTTTAGACAATGAACAAACACCAGTAGAAGAAGAGCATGAGCATGAGAACGAGGAACAACCTGAAAAAACAGCTGCTAAAGCTAGGGTAAACTACAAGTGTCAGGAATGTGGGAagaagtttgggctgttgtgtGTCTACCAGAGGCATTTGCGCTACCACAAAAAGGAGCCTAGTGAGACACACAAGTGCCCCAAATGTCCAGCTCTCTTCAGGAATTCCTCTTCATTGGACCTTCACCTAAAAAATCATCCAAGCTCAAGAGAAGCAGATGTTGGACAATTATCTCACACCACTGGTGCCAGTCAGGATCCTGTTCTAGGTAAGGGCAATGCGGATGATATAGAAGATGACTATATGGATCAAACTCGGGATGAAAAAGGCGCCTCCACTGAGGTTCTCTATGAATGCACTGAGTGCACTGAGACATTCTCATGCCTAGAGACATTTCTTCAGCACCAGACTTCTCATGGCTCAGAGAAGTCTGGGTAA